DNA sequence from the Arthrobacter crystallopoietes genome:
AGCAGTTCGGCGTAGCTCAGGGGCTGCTGCCCATCGTCCAGCGCCGAAGCGTCCGGGTAGGCCTCCGCGCTCGCCGTCAGGATGTCCATCAGGGTGCGGGGCGGGGGAGTGCTGCCGGCACCGGGCAGCTGGGGATCATGCACAATCACTTGAACACCATCGCCAATCAAGGTGAACAAGAGGTGGCCTACCGGCCGGTACCGGACCGAAAGTGGCGAAGCTTACGGAATCAGCAGGAGCTTGCCAGTGGTGCGGCGCGACTCCAGGTCGGAGTGCGCCTGTCCCGCCTCGGCCAGCGGGTAGCTCGCGCCCACCCGGATCTTGAGCGAACCGTCCAGGACGGCGGCGAAAAGCTCCTCCGAGCGCCAGCGGCGTTCTTCCGCGGTGAGCAGGTGGTCGGCCAGCTTGGGCCGCGTCACGAACAGCGAGCCGGCCGCGTTCAGCCGCTGCAGGTCGAACGGCGGAACCTGGCCGGAAGCGCCCCCGAAGAGCACCAACGTGCCGCGGGTCCGCAGGCTGGCGAGCGAGCCTTCAAACGTATCCTTGCCCACGCCGTCGTACACCACGTCCACACCGGTGCCGCCGGTCAGCTCGCGCACCTGATCCGCGAAGCCGTCGTAGCGCAGCACTTCGTCCGCTCCTGCTTCCCGTGCCAGCTTTTCCTTTTCATCGCTGGAGACCGTGGTGATGACCCGGGCACCCTTGGCCTTGAGCAGCTGGGTCAGGACCAGGCCTACGCCGCCGGCTCCAGCGTGCGTCAGTACGGTCTGGCCGGACTGGACCTTGAAGCTCGAATTGATCAGATAGTGCGCCGTCATGCCCTGGAGCGGAATGGCCGCGGCCGTCTCGTCGC
Encoded proteins:
- a CDS encoding quinone oxidoreductase family protein, with protein sequence MAQAIVVEAPGGPEDMQLQEVRIPTPGPGQLLVKVAAAGVNFIDTYQRSGVYKVRFPFTPGSEIAGTVEACGEGVTGFAAGDRVATSEARAGYAQYALVDEEGALPVPDGVSDETAAAIPLQGMTAHYLINSSFKVQSGQTVLTHAGAGGVGLVLTQLLKAKGARVITTVSSDEKEKLAREAGADEVLRYDGFADQVRELTGGTGVDVVYDGVGKDTFEGSLASLRTRGTLVLFGGASGQVPPFDLQRLNAAGSLFVTRPKLADHLLTAEERRWRSEELFAAVLDGSLKIRVGASYPLAEAGQAHSDLESRRTTGKLLLIP